The nucleotide window TGTATGGGTAAAAGACCCAGAGGGCAATAAATATATGGATATGTTATCTGCTTATTCAGCAGTTAACCAAGGTCACCGTCATCCTAAAATTATTGAAGCATTAAAGAAGCAAGCAGATCGCGTAACATTAACATCTCGTGCATTCCACTCTGATCAGCTTGGCCCTTGGTATGAAAAAGTAAGTAAATTAACAAATAAAGAAATGGTATTGCCAATGAACACAGGTGCAGAGGCAGTTGAAACAGCAATTAAAACTGCACGTCGTTGGGCATATGAGAAAAAAGGTGTTGCGGAAAACCAAGCACATATTATCGGCTGTATCGGCAACTTCCACGGTCGTACAATGGCAGCTGTTTCTTTATCATCAGAGGCAGAATATCAACGTGGCTTCGGTCCATTATTACCAGGCTTTAGCTTAGTACCATATGGCGATATCGAAGCATTAAAAAATGCTATCACACCAAACACAGCAGCATTTATCGTAGAACCAATCCAAGGTGAAGCAGGCATCCTTATTCCACCAGCTGGCTTCTTAAAAGCAGCAAAGCAATTATGTGAAGACAACAATGTACTATTTATCGCGGACGAAATCCAAAGTGGTCTTGCGCGCTCTGGTAAAATGTTTGCATACGAATGGGAAGATATTACACCAGATATTTTAATTTTAGGTAAAGCACTAGGTGGCGGCGTATTCCCTATTTCATGTGTTGTTGCAAACCGTGACATTTTAGGTGTATTCAACCCAGGCTCACACGGCTCAACATTCGGCGGAAACCCACTAGCATGTGCAGTATCTCTTGCAGCACTTGAAGTAATCGAAGAGGAAGATTTAGCAGCACGCTCACAAGGCTTAGGTGACTACTTCCAAGAAGCACTTCGCCAAATCGAGCACCCTGCCATTAAAGAGGTTCGTGGACGCGGTCTATTTATCGGCTTAGAATTACACGAAGCAGCACGTCCATATTGCGAAAAATTAATGGAGCGCGGCTTATTATGTAAAGAAACACATGATACTGTAATTCGTTTTGCCCCGCCATTAGTTATTACAAAAGAAGAATTAGATTGGGCAATCGACCAAATTAAAGCAGTGTTTTAAAAAAGGTGCCAGGCACAGAAACAATTCTGAATTGTTTTTGTGTCTGGCATTTTATGATTAAAAATTCAACAGTTATGATATAACACAACCTATTTTCACAAAAAATGTTAAAATAATTAGAGGCGTACCGAATTAAATTTCAATTTTAAGGAGGCTTTATCATGACGACATCATTTATTTATAATGTAGTTCCCTTCGGTATCATTTTATTATTAGTCTATGCTTTCATTGATATATTTTTAGATTATTTTAGAAAATCTCAGACAGACAAAGTGCACCGTTTTGTATTTTATGGATTTCTTTTTTATTTAATAAACCTTGTTCAAATTAGATGGGGTGGGCTCATTTTCCCTGCTAAAAATACAGATACACTAAATGTTCTCGTCTCCTCCAATGCTAGCAAAACAAATACTATTTATGAAACACTTTATACTGTTGCAGCTAGTTACCATTCGTTAGCGATTATTTACAATATGCTATTATGGATTCCAGTAGGCATATTTGCTGCGCTTCTTTTCAATAAACAGCCTTTGAAGAAAAGCCTTGTCATTGTACTGATTAGTTGCTTCTCCCTAGAATTAATGGAGTTTGCTTTAGCGTATTTTGGTTTTATTTTTAAAAGTACAAGCCTATTAAATATATTAACATTAGCAGGCTCTATGCTAGGGGTGGTTATAGGTACGTGGATAGTGAAAACACTTCCTCTGACGCGACGAGCAGCATATTAAAGTGCCAGGCACAGAAACAATTCAGAATTGTTTCTGTGCCTGGCACTCATGTTTTGCGACTTCGTATAAATGCCTCTAACGCTCCTGTTCCGATTAATACCCCAACAATAATTAACAAACAGCCAACGACTTGATTGATACCAACTGGCTCCTTCAATAAAATAGCCGTTCCGAGCAAGCTAAACAATGTGTTGAAATTACCAAAAATCGCTGTTTCAGCTGCACCTATTTTAGCGATTGCTGAGTTGTAAATTACATGCCCGATAGCTGTTGCAAAAATGGCTGATACTAATAGTAAAATGATAGCCTTTGGTGCGACGGTGGTAAACGTGATAAATTGTGCAGGCTCTATAATCAACGCGAGCAACAATAAAACAAGTGAGCCGCTCAGCATCATATAGCCTGTTAACACAACTGGATTTAATGTTTTCGAGGCCTTACTGATCACTAAAAAGCTAAAGGCTTGAGCTAGAATCGATAGGAAGACGAATAAATCGCCTAGTGCCACACCTGTAACACCCTCTCCCCCACGTAGCACAGCCATGATAACACCAAATGCGCCAATAACAAAGCCGACAAAACGCTTCCAGCTCATTTGTGTAAAACCAAAAACAATTGCTAGTATGGCTGTTAGCAACGGGCTAAAGCCTAATATAATACTGCCCTTTACTGCGGAAGTATTGGCTAAGCCAAATGCTAGCAAGCCATGGTGAAGCACGACACCTAATATGCTTGCCGTCATCACCGCATATATATCGCTACGCGTAGGTTTTTGCAGCTTTTTCAAAAGTGCTAAAATCCCAACGACCGTTATCCCTGCAATGAAAATGCGCACAGCTGTCATTGTTAAGGGGCTAAAATAAGAAACGAGCAGCTTTAAAGCTACAACATTTAAGCCCCAGGCTAGCATAACAACTAATAAAATGAGGTAAATTTTCGCTTTCCCCATATCATTCCCTTCTTTCTATTGATAAAATCTCGTACAATTAGAAACATCTTAACATATTTCACCAAGGAGTGAGGATGATGATTAAAACTCTTTTCATTACAGGCTACCGCCCACATGAGCTTGGTATTTTTAATGACAAACATCCAGGCATTGAAATTATTAAAAAGGCGTTAAAAAATAAATTGCTAACATTGCTCGATGACGGTTTAGAATGGGTGATTGTTAGCGGACAATTAGGTGTTGAGCTGTGGGCAACTGAGGTTGTTCGTTCATTAAAGGAGCAGTACCCAACACTTAAATACTCCGTCATTACACCATTTTTAGAGCAGGAGAAAAATTGGAACGAGCATAAGCAGGAACTATATCAACGAATGATTTTACAGGCTGATTTCGTAACAAGTGTGACGAAGCGACCTTATGAGGCTCCATGGCAATTCATTGAAAAGGATAAATTTATTATTGATAACACGGATGCTATGCTGCTCGTTTATGATGAAGAAAATGAGGCTTCTCCAAAATATGTGCTCAACCTTGTGAAAAAATATATGGAGCAGCATGACACTTACGAGCTTTTCACAATAAATGCTTACGATTTACAAATGATTGCAGAGGAAATGCAGCAGGAAAATTGGTAGTATGCGCATCTTTTCATATCAGGAAAATTTGATATAATACAGGCAAAGCAACATAATTAGGAGGCTCTCACTATGATGAAATTAGAAATGACAGTCGAACAGCAGCCGCTCTATATTTCACACGACACATATCGCAGAGAATGCCGTTATACGCGTGGCATTCATATCCCCGTTGATGAGTTCTCTCAAATTATTAACCTGATGGAAGAAGATACGAAGCTGTACTTTGAGTTTCATAATGTAGCGAAAAAAATTGAGCCTGGTATTTATTTGAATGGACATTCAAGCCTTGCAAGACAAATTGATGATTATTATAAAAAAATGAAAAACACTGAGATTATTGGTCTTAACAATGGTAAGGATTTTTATGTAAAGCTAACATAAAAAGGAAGGTTGGGCATTTCCCCAACCTTCCTTTTATTTTTTCCGTCCAATCATATTAAAGAGAATGTTCAAGACGATTGCAGTGACAGAGCCACAGACGATACCATTTGATGTTAAAATATTTATGCCATATTCCTTAGGTAATGATTCAAACAGCTCTGGTACAACAGCTACGCCGATACCAAGCCCAACTGCAATAGCAACGATCATCGCATTTTCCATTGATTTTGCGATTTCTGGTGCAAGCATTTTAATGCCTTGTGTAATAACCATACCAAACATCGCTAGCATTGCTGCTCCAAGTACAGGTGTTGGAATAATTGTCGTTAATGCCGCAAGCTTCGGTAAAAAGCCTAATGCAACTAACATGCCACCTGTAATGAAAATTACTTTGCGGTCACGCACGCCAGATACTTGAATTAAGCCAACATTTTGCGAAAACGTCGTATACGGAAAGGCGTTAAAAATCCCACCGATAATAGAAGCTAAACCTTCTGAACGATAGCCTCTCGCTAAATCCTTTGACGTCAATTTTCTATCACAAATATCGCTTAGTGCATAATAAACACCTGTCGATTCCACAAGCGAAACCATCGCTACTAACGTCATTGTAATAATCGCTGATGTCTCAAAGGTTGGTGTTGCTAAATAAAATGGCATTGCCACATGCAACCAAGATGCTTCGATCACTGGTGTAAAATCAACCTTCCCCATAAACACAGCAATAACTGTGCCAATAACTAGCCCTAGCAATATGGCAATTGCACGAATAAAGCCATCAAAAAAGCGGTAAATCAATATAATAATTAATAATGTGATAAAGGCTAAGCCAACATTAGATGCTGATGCAAAATCCTCTGCTCCTTGTCCGCCACCCATATTGTTAATTGCTACAGGGATAAGACTAACCCCAATAATTGTGACAACAGAGCCTGTCACGACAGGTGGGAAAAAGCGCACTAATAAACCAAAAATACCTGAAATTAATACAATGATAATACCAGAAGCAATAATGGCACCATAAATTGCTCCTAAGCCACCTGATGAGCCGATTGCAATAATCGGACTTACCGCTGTAAAGGTACAGCCAAGTACAACAGGTAGCCCGACACCGATATATTTGCCCTTCCATACTTGTAATAATGTTGCGATACCGCACATCATAATGTCTATTGCGACTAAATATGTCATTTGTGCTGGTGTGAAATTAAGCTCTGCACCTATAATTAACGGCACTAAAATTGCGCCTGCATACATCGCAAGTAAATGCTGGATACCTAATGTTGTTGCCTTAAAGCCGTTCATAAAAAGTTTGACCTCCTACAGTCCTAATCGAAAAATTCGACTTTGCCGTTTGCTAATGATTTAATATTTGCTAATGATTCGATACGCAAGCCTTCTTGACGCAGCTTGTCGCCACCTTGCTGAAAGCCCTTTTCAATAACAATGCCTGCACCAACAATATGTGCACCTGCTTGCTGGGCAATATCAACTAAGCCCTTTAATGCCTCGCCATTTGCCAAAAAGTCATCGATAATGACAACGCGGTCATCTGCTGATAGGAAGTTTTTTGAAACTGAAATTTCATTTACCTCATTTTTCGTGAAGGAATGAACTTGTGCTGAATATAAATTATCTGTTAGCGTTAACGATTTACGTTTGCGTGCAAAAACGACTGGTGCGCCAAGCACTAAGCCTAAAAATGTAGCAGGTGCGATACCAGAAGATTCAATTGTTAATACTTTCGTAATAATTTCATCGCTATAGCGATTCGCAAGCTCTTCTCCTATTTCCTGCATTAACATCGGATCGATTTGGTGATTCAAGAAAGAATCCACCTTTAATACAACATCCGATAATACCTTTCCCTCTTGCTGAATTTTATCTTTTAAAAGCTTCATGTCAAAGCTCCTCCTTTTGAAATAATGAAAAAACTCGAAAGGCTATCTCCCTGCATAAGAGAAGAGCCTTTCGAGTTGAAGTTACTGAAAGAACGTATAACAAAATAGAGACCAATGCCTTTTTTGTTACTTCTTCTCATAGTCGACCTCTTTACGGGATGTCGGTAGAAACTTACGAGCCATATTCTCGTTATTATATGAGTAAAATAAATTAAATTAAAGAACGTCCCAATTATACGCACCTACTTGCTTGAATGCAAGAGCAGAAAAGCAAAAATTTTATTGGAATTATTTGTTTGCTAGCTTAATTGTCGTTTGTAATTGCTCCTTGAACGCTTGAAATGCCTTACCTTCTTTGCCATAATAGCTCATGCTGCGGCATGCTAAAACTTTCACGGTATTGCCATTTTTGTAGCGAAGCTCAGCAAAAGCACCAAGCTCCTCTAGCTCCTGCACTTTACTTATTTGGCTATAATGATCTGTTAGTTGCTCAGCAAAGCTTGCTCTAAACTGCTGGACGGCCTCTGTACCATGTAAAATCATCCATTGTGGCTGAAACTCCTCCAAAACCTCTTGGAAAATAGCTTGTCCTCTTTTATATAAAGCAGGACTTTCCTTCTGTGCTTGCTTAAGCTCCTGCGCATTCTGCACTTGCAATGTGTTAACATACGTAGCAACAGCTTGCTCATTTACTTGTTGCGCCAGCCATTCTATAAAATAAGTCGTTCCGAGATACTCTCGCGACTTTTGCTTCATCTCATAGCCATACATTTCATCAAATAGCAGACCATTTACTAATGCATCGATATAGACACCTTCATCTGTCGTATTACTATCAATTTTTGGTGCAGCGAATGCACCTACCACAAATATTGCTGATTTATATGGATTGCCATCCACTTGAAATGGTCGAAACGCTAAGCGTGCATCGCCCTCTGTTACCCATGCTTTTATTTTTTTATAAAATCCTGTCGATACTGCCATTTGCTTCACTTCCTTCGAACAATGATTGCTTGCATTTTAGCATACTTTCAGCGCTGTTGTAAGCAACCTTTTAGAAATCGCTATCCAGTTGCTATATAATGGAGTAATTATGAACGACGAGGAGGATCGAAATGGATTCGCACCATACAAATAAAAAAATTACTAAACAAACATGGCTATTCGTCATAGCCATTTTTCTAATTGCAACAACTTTGCGTACACCGCTTACTGTCGTTGGACCTGTCATCCCATTTATTCGAGAGGATTTAGGAATCTCTAACGGATTAGCAGGCTTTTTAACGACAATTCCCTTGTTAGCCTTTGCCATCATTTCACCATTCGCTGCACCGATTGCACGTAAATTTGGAATGGAGCATACGCTGGTTTATTCTGTCATTTTATTGGCCGCAGGCATTGTTTTACGCTCTACAGGATATACAGCCTTGCTTATTGGTGGTACCGCATTAATCGGAATCGCAATCGCCTTTGGCAATGTGCTTATTCCTAGTTATTTCAAATTGAAATTCCCTTTACATATCGGACTTTTAATGGGTATTTATACAGTATCAATGAATGCTTCCGCCGGGTTAGCTGCTGGCATAAGTCATCCTATTGCCGCTGCATCAACAGGCTGGCAAGGGGCGCTTGGTTTTTCCGTCATTCTTTGTGTAACAACGATGATTGCATGGTTGCCATTATTACGTAGCAATAAAGTAGAGACAATGACACCAAGCACGAATCAGCAACGCACAAAGCTTTCTCGCTCTGGGCTTGCTTGGGCTGTCGCTTTAACAATGGGGCTGCAATCTTTCTTTTTCTATTCTCTAGCTACATGGCTACCGGAAATATTTGTGTCACAAGGTATCGCTCCTGAAAATGCAGGCTGGATGGTTACAGTTATGCAGTTTGCGCAAATTCCGATGACTTTTATTATGCCGATTATTGCAAGCAAGCTTTCTTCTCAGCGTCCTATCGCTATATTTTTTACAATTTGCTATCTTATCGGCTTTACAGGGCTATGGTTGGAATGGACTAGCTTAGCGATTGTTTGGATGATTTTTTTAGGCTTTGCAGGTGGTGCTTCTTTTGGCTTATGTATGATGCTCTTTACATTGCGAACAAATACAGCCTATGAGGCCGCTGAATTATCAGGCTTTGCGCAATCTATCGGCTATTTACTCGCCGCTATTGGTCCAACTGCGCTAGGCTATATTCATGATGTAACGGACAGCTGGTTTGTTCCAAATGCGACTTTTCTTATCATTACAATCATGATTTTTATTACTAGTATGATTAGCTCTCAAAATCGCACAATCTAATGCGAACATTTGTGCTTTTTGTGATATAATGAAAGGTATCATTATAGTAAGGAGTACAAATTTTGAAAAAAAGAAAGAAAAAACGTAAAACGAGCTTCGTCACTTCATTGCTTCAATTGTTGTTATTAGCTGCCGGTGCTGCTGGCTGGTATTATACAAAAACGTGGAAAGGCATTGTAGCTGCCATTGTTATTTATTGCATTGTCCTTATTTGTGGCACGATTTGGTTTAAAACGAGACGACTTGCCCGCTTACGCAAAGCAGGAATTAAAGAAGTGGATGCGATGTCTGGCGAGGAATTCGAGCAGTTTTTAGGTCAATTATTCAAACGACGTGGCTATAAAGTTTCTTATACCGCTACTTCTGGTGATTACGGAGCAGATTTAATTTTAAAGGACCGCAAAGACATTATCGCCGTACAAGCAAAGCGCTATAGCGGCACAGTCGGCGTAAAAGCGGTGCAGGAAATTATCGGGGCGGTTAAAATGTACAATGCTACAGAGGCGTGGGTTGTTACAAATAGCCATTTTACAAAGCAAGCAATTAAGCTGGCGAATATTAATGATGTCTACTTAGTTGACCGCGAAGAGCTGATTGATTTGATTTTGAAAAAATAATAAAAGCCGTCTGAATTGGATGTTCAGACGGCTTGCTTTTTATTTATCTAACTTGAAAACGACATTGCCAATGCCCATTTCCACATTTATATTAATTGTTACTTCCTTATTGCCATATGCCTCATTCACATAAGTATCCTTGCCTTGTGCAATAAAACCATCAATATCGACTGAGCCAATTCCCTTTTCCACTGTAATTTTTACTCCTACCTCTGATGGTAGAGTGACAGTCGTTTGTCCAACACCTGACTCAATTGTTGTATCAAAGCTTTTTTCCCAATCGCCACCTAAATTGACGGATAAATCACCAACACCTGTTTCAATTTCTAAATTTTCAAGCTGTAGCCCTTGTAAATCAAGATTTGCAACAGCAGCCCCTGTCTCTACATACAAATTCATTGGTACATCTTCATTTAGCTTCAAAGCCCAGTTACTTTTTATTTCAGAAAGTGCAAGGTTTTTCGAGCCTTTTTGTTCAATTGTAAGCTCGCCTGTATCGCCAGCTAGCTTATAACGAGTATGTGGTGCCAATTTCTTTTTATTATACTCTGCAACGCCTTCTAGCCATTGCTCTGCACCCTTGGCAACTGTCACTTCACCTACACCAAGCTCAAGATTAACATCTAACTGCTTCGCTCCATCTTTCTCAACAACAATGGCTTCCTCCTCAGTTTTGCTAGGCAAAATAGAGCTACACCCCGCTAACATGGCAATCGAAACACCAAGCACTACTAATTTTTTCATTTTTATATCCTCCCTCTACATACTTTATCTGTTACTTTCAGTATATAGAAGCTGTATTTTTCTAGAAACCCTCCTGCGGTGGAATTGCAACTACGTCTTAAGGCTGATATGGTGATTTTTGATAAAAATAGTTCGGCTTGTTAATATCATTCGACATTGGCTTATGATAAATATGTGTCGTAGCTGGTGATAGCGGCGGAATTAACCATGTCCAATTGCCTGTCACTTCGCGATTTGCTGCTTGCTCCTGCTGCTCGAAAAGCTTAAATTGCTGTGCTGCTGTATGATGATCGACAATGCTAACCCCTGCCATTTTAAAGGAGTGTAGTACAGCAATATTTAACTCAACTAATGCTTTATCCTTCCATAAAGAGCTGTTTGATTCACGTGCGATGCCGATAATATCTGCTACAGCAGGCAGCATATTGTAGCGCTCCACATCAGCAAAATTGCGTGCGCCAATTTCCGTCCCCATATACCAGCCATTAAATGGTGCTGCTGTATAGTCAATCCCGCCACAGTTCAAGCGCATACTTGAAATAATTGGAACGGCATACCATTTCAACTGTAGCTCCGCAAAATGAGGATAATCTGGATGCGTTATTTCAACTTCTAGCACATGCTTGCGCGGAATCTCAAAGCATTTCGGCTTTCGGTCATCTACTTGAATTACTAATGGCAAGACATCAAAGCGTGTTCCTTCTCCTCGCCAGCCAAGCTCCATACACATTTGCGTAAACTGTAGTGAATCTGAATCACCAACTATACCATCCTTTGTTTCATAGCCTGCATAGCGAATCAGCTGATGATTCCAAATTCTTACACGCCCC belongs to Lysinibacillus louembei and includes:
- a CDS encoding ornithine--oxo-acid transaminase; this translates as MTKTTEVITQTENFGANNYHPLPIVISEAEGVWVKDPEGNKYMDMLSAYSAVNQGHRHPKIIEALKKQADRVTLTSRAFHSDQLGPWYEKVSKLTNKEMVLPMNTGAEAVETAIKTARRWAYEKKGVAENQAHIIGCIGNFHGRTMAAVSLSSEAEYQRGFGPLLPGFSLVPYGDIEALKNAITPNTAAFIVEPIQGEAGILIPPAGFLKAAKQLCEDNNVLFIADEIQSGLARSGKMFAYEWEDITPDILILGKALGGGVFPISCVVANRDILGVFNPGSHGSTFGGNPLACAVSLAALEVIEEEDLAARSQGLGDYFQEALRQIEHPAIKEVRGRGLFIGLELHEAARPYCEKLMERGLLCKETHDTVIRFAPPLVITKEELDWAIDQIKAVF
- a CDS encoding DMT family transporter, which codes for MGKAKIYLILLVVMLAWGLNVVALKLLVSYFSPLTMTAVRIFIAGITVVGILALLKKLQKPTRSDIYAVMTASILGVVLHHGLLAFGLANTSAVKGSIILGFSPLLTAILAIVFGFTQMSWKRFVGFVIGAFGVIMAVLRGGEGVTGVALGDLFVFLSILAQAFSFLVISKASKTLNPVVLTGYMMLSGSLVLLLLALIIEPAQFITFTTVAPKAIILLLVSAIFATAIGHVIYNSAIAKIGAAETAIFGNFNTLFSLLGTAILLKEPVGINQVVGCLLIIVGVLIGTGALEAFIRSRKT
- a CDS encoding DUF1273 domain-containing protein, whose product is MIKTLFITGYRPHELGIFNDKHPGIEIIKKALKNKLLTLLDDGLEWVIVSGQLGVELWATEVVRSLKEQYPTLKYSVITPFLEQEKNWNEHKQELYQRMILQADFVTSVTKRPYEAPWQFIEKDKFIIDNTDAMLLVYDEENEASPKYVLNLVKKYMEQHDTYELFTINAYDLQMIAEEMQQENW
- a CDS encoding nucleobase:cation symporter-2 family protein, with the translated sequence MNGFKATTLGIQHLLAMYAGAILVPLIIGAELNFTPAQMTYLVAIDIMMCGIATLLQVWKGKYIGVGLPVVLGCTFTAVSPIIAIGSSGGLGAIYGAIIASGIIIVLISGIFGLLVRFFPPVVTGSVVTIIGVSLIPVAINNMGGGQGAEDFASASNVGLAFITLLIIILIYRFFDGFIRAIAILLGLVIGTVIAVFMGKVDFTPVIEASWLHVAMPFYLATPTFETSAIITMTLVAMVSLVESTGVYYALSDICDRKLTSKDLARGYRSEGLASIIGGIFNAFPYTTFSQNVGLIQVSGVRDRKVIFITGGMLVALGFLPKLAALTTIIPTPVLGAAMLAMFGMVITQGIKMLAPEIAKSMENAMIVAIAVGLGIGVAVVPELFESLPKEYGINILTSNGIVCGSVTAIVLNILFNMIGRKK
- a CDS encoding xanthine phosphoribosyltransferase; this encodes MKLLKDKIQQEGKVLSDVVLKVDSFLNHQIDPMLMQEIGEELANRYSDEIITKVLTIESSGIAPATFLGLVLGAPVVFARKRKSLTLTDNLYSAQVHSFTKNEVNEISVSKNFLSADDRVVIIDDFLANGEALKGLVDIAQQAGAHIVGAGIVIEKGFQQGGDKLRQEGLRIESLANIKSLANGKVEFFD
- a CDS encoding RNA 2'-phosphotransferase; the encoded protein is MAVSTGFYKKIKAWVTEGDARLAFRPFQVDGNPYKSAIFVVGAFAAPKIDSNTTDEGVYIDALVNGLLFDEMYGYEMKQKSREYLGTTYFIEWLAQQVNEQAVATYVNTLQVQNAQELKQAQKESPALYKRGQAIFQEVLEEFQPQWMILHGTEAVQQFRASFAEQLTDHYSQISKVQELEELGAFAELRYKNGNTVKVLACRSMSYYGKEGKAFQAFKEQLQTTIKLANK
- a CDS encoding CynX/NimT family MFS transporter translates to MDSHHTNKKITKQTWLFVIAIFLIATTLRTPLTVVGPVIPFIREDLGISNGLAGFLTTIPLLAFAIISPFAAPIARKFGMEHTLVYSVILLAAGIVLRSTGYTALLIGGTALIGIAIAFGNVLIPSYFKLKFPLHIGLLMGIYTVSMNASAGLAAGISHPIAAASTGWQGALGFSVILCVTTMIAWLPLLRSNKVETMTPSTNQQRTKLSRSGLAWAVALTMGLQSFFFYSLATWLPEIFVSQGIAPENAGWMVTVMQFAQIPMTFIMPIIASKLSSQRPIAIFFTICYLIGFTGLWLEWTSLAIVWMIFLGFAGGASFGLCMMLFTLRTNTAYEAAELSGFAQSIGYLLAAIGPTALGYIHDVTDSWFVPNATFLIITIMIFITSMISSQNRTI
- a CDS encoding restriction endonuclease; this translates as MKKRKKKRKTSFVTSLLQLLLLAAGAAGWYYTKTWKGIVAAIVIYCIVLICGTIWFKTRRLARLRKAGIKEVDAMSGEEFEQFLGQLFKRRGYKVSYTATSGDYGADLILKDRKDIIAVQAKRYSGTVGVKAVQEIIGAVKMYNATEAWVVTNSHFTKQAIKLANINDVYLVDREELIDLILKK
- a CDS encoding toast rack family protein — translated: MKKLVVLGVSIAMLAGCSSILPSKTEEEAIVVEKDGAKQLDVNLELGVGEVTVAKGAEQWLEGVAEYNKKKLAPHTRYKLAGDTGELTIEQKGSKNLALSEIKSNWALKLNEDVPMNLYVETGAAVANLDLQGLQLENLEIETGVGDLSVNLGGDWEKSFDTTIESGVGQTTVTLPSEVGVKITVEKGIGSVDIDGFIAQGKDTYVNEAYGNKEVTININVEMGIGNVVFKLDK
- a CDS encoding nitric oxide synthase oxygenase: MKQQEMYDFFNLYKKEYQKTDEWLTQRLQQRPYELTAEELTFGARVAWRNSNKCIGRLFWQSLHVFDERHLLEEEAIFEALLRHIDFATNGGKIRPTQTVFAAGRVRIWNHQLIRYAGYETKDGIVGDSDSLQFTQMCMELGWRGEGTRFDVLPLVIQVDDRKPKCFEIPRKHVLEVEITHPDYPHFAELQLKWYAVPIISSMRLNCGGIDYTAAPFNGWYMGTEIGARNFADVERYNMLPAVADIIGIARESNSSLWKDKALVELNIAVLHSFKMAGVSIVDHHTAAQQFKLFEQQEQAANREVTGNWTWLIPPLSPATTHIYHKPMSNDINKPNYFYQKSPYQP